Sequence from the Miscanthus floridulus cultivar M001 chromosome 16, ASM1932011v1, whole genome shotgun sequence genome:
CCATCTTCCCGTTTTGAAATTTCTCCAGAATTACCATGAATCCCTGAATGCAACATATAAACTGTGCACTAGCTAACTAATACTTTAAAAGAAAACTGAAGCATCCTTTTTTTGTGGAGTGGTAGACTCGTAATCAGTAAAACGTCTAGACTGGCCGGGTCTTCGTTAATCGTTTGTGTTTTGTCGCTACAGAACTAAACGTGCTTATACGGACTCCTGAACCCTGATAGACTCATGCGTTCGAAATGTATGTAAATCTCAAACCCAACAATCCAAGGTTCTACAGAGCAAACTCTGCCAAATGTTCGAATGTCTGTTTTCTGCATTTACAACTGTTACAACAGTGTTCGGTATACATGTAAGATAAAATATTCATGGCAAGAACAAACAAATAGCAAATGCCTTGCCCAGGTTACAACAGCTCAGTCCGCATATCCTAAAAACAGTGACAAACTGACAGTGCAACGGTACAATCAAACAGCACTATGTACACATCAACCAGTGTGTGTTTCTTGCCCACGCAAGGCTCAGACATAATACATGTCAGTGAAGCAAACTGAATCGAATTGCGTCCTGTTGGTCGATTCATGGTGTCAGCTCTTAAGATCCTCTTCGAGCTCGTCAAACTCCCACCCGCTGATCTCCTCACCTGAGTACTCTTTGTCCTCTTTCCCGAGCTCTGATCCCAGGGTTGCAAGCTCCGCATCTGAATTGAAATGCTGCTCGGGTTTCATGGGAGATTTCGGTGAGTCGACGTGTGCAGCTTTCGGGGTAGAAGGTGCCTGAAGAGGTGAAGGACTCAGTTTGGATCCCTCAACAGGTAGTGGCTTTGCTTGCTCAGATTCTATGCTTAGTGTTGGCCTTTCTATAGATTCAAACGATTCCCTCATTTTCTCAATCTCCTCAATTAAGCTCTTGACCTCTGGGTCATCTCTCCTGAATAACCATGTGGAGTCACAAGGAGTAAGATCACGTTGGTGCAAACTTGAAATAACCCACCAAATACAGAACATCAGAAACAGATGGTACCTTGAATTAGCCCCTTgctcagaataaaacaacttctTTATGTGATCAACTATGCTGAACACAATTATAATCTGAAAATTTTGTAAATATCATCAGACAGTGTGGTCTAGTTTTTCTAAGGGAGGAGGCCAAACAAGTTTATAAGCTATAAAACTAAAGAGTGTCTTTAGTTAAATAATACATATGGCGACTGATAGATGTCACTTTGACTTTGGATTCTCCTTCAAATATATCAAATCATGTTATGTAAAGAAGTGAGAATGAACAGGAACTATGAGACCAGGTTAAGCAAGGTGACTGAGTATAACCTTCTTTTCTGTTTCTAGATATTCCTCTTCAAGGGATTTACGCGGATTTGTCCTCTCAGATGCTTCATCATCCCCATGTTCTTTTTCCTCTTTCCTACAAGGCAAGTAATAAAAACCGTAACTACCAAACGAATTGGACATCAAAGTACATGACTAAAAGAGGAAAAAGAATTGAAATACCTTGAGATTAAGATAGCCAAGTTATCGACATATGTTTTGATACTCTCAATCAATTGGCTTAGGACTTCCTGATAAATACAAATAAACACATAATTGTAACAGAGCAAAACAGGGATAGATAGTTGATACCATACTGCATGAATGCCTCTAGCGGACATGAATAACAAATTTCACTTACCTTGAATGCTGAAAGATGATGCTTTGTCAACTTTAGAAAATCACTCACACATTTCTCCAGCTCATCACTGAGAAGGCCAACATATTACAAATGTAAAACAAGGTGAGCACATAAGTTCATCCAGAGTAGTTTGCATAGTGGAACTGTTCAACTAAAGACAAGTAACAAATAAGGTAATAACCACAAAGCCATACAGGAAAAACTGCCATACCATGTTTTCTTGTCCTTCTGTTCATTGTATGAGGACTGGAGCTTCCACGAGCCCTCGAGGAAACTGATCCAGATCTTGACAACATTGGATTCCACATTACGTAAGGCGATGGATTTCGAGAGGTCATCCTCCTAAATTGATTTGGAAAGAAAATGCAACAACCACCATCTTGAGAAACAAATATGATGGAAAAGAATCAACACGCCACAAGTTGAAAAGGTATCATGGGAGAAAGACAGCAATGCACAGTTCTTAGAATATTATTCAAATAAGACAATCAACCACAAAAAGTAAACACCGGCACCTTTTTTTTCAAGCTAAATATGATTTGATTGTTTGCTTCGTCAAATTGGTGCCTCTCTTCCCTAGTTTGCTTGAGCCGTCCAGCAGCAGCATTTAGTGATATATTGACCTGCAAAGGAGGAATACTGTTACAAAAGGACATAGTTCAACAGAATTATCAAagtgaacttgtcaaattttgcAGAGCAGTTAAAGAGAAACAATACATTAGTCTGGTGATTTTTTTGTAACCTCTCCATCAAGTGTAAATAATGTAATTAGAATGGGATAATGCCACGTGCAGTACAACTAACTGACCTATCATGAGGGTATTCCTATTTTGAGTTTAATGGCTCTTCTATTCAGAAAAGAACTAGACATTTCTTAGATAGAGAGACAAAAGAACAGCTCTTGTGCCCAGATTATCAAATTCTGTGTCGCCAATTGAATGTCTTGGCAATCCATTGCAGGATTCGCAGCTTGCATTTGAGAACAGGGATCTTTTCCCAGGGTCCTCTCATCATTAGTCACAATTAATTACCAATGAACCAATATAATCATATCAATAGTTTGGTGAGAGTTCAAAGTTCAGACAAGATTTCATACAACAATATAATACCAATAGATTGGTGAGAGTTCAAAGTTCAAACAACATTTCATACAACAATATAAGTCCAATATTCTCAACATGATGTTAAATACCAGTAGGTCATAGATGGCAAGGCATTTGAATACTCCTACACAATGAAACTACACAACACATATCTTCACAAAATCTTACAAATTACAACAAGGAAAAAGATACCTTTTTCAGCTGTGCCTCAAGCTCATCTCTTTGCTTTTCCAAATCAGTAATCTCATCAAGCAATTCCTTTATCAGGCAAAGAAAGTAAAATAAGGACACCTTATTTGATTACACTATAAACAGGCTTGGAGACAGAAATAAACACTAAAGCATATGCATGTTTGTTACATCGTAATAGTATACATGCAATATTATTTGCAAAGAAAATTTGATATTGTGCAGGTGGACATGTGTGCTGAGACCTAACAGAATCAAAATAAGTATGCATAACTGCTTTCATATTACCCTATAGCATAAAATGGGTACAAGAAGCTACAGATATGATTCAACAGATGCATGGCATTTGATATATCTAAAGTTCTAAACCAGGGTCCTGTTTTGAAAGTAAAGCATTTTCTGTGAATGTGTGATTTCCTATGAAATTCCCTATCAGTTGAGTCCTATGCTCCAAAAGGAACTTCTGTTGATTTCCACTATTTTTGAAGTCCCAAAAGTGCATCAATGCCTTCCAGATCTGTGTGTAAAATAGCTAGCACCCTACCTTTTCAGCAGCACTGACTTCATTCTCTTTTTTCACACGAAAGTTGAGAGCATCTTCTTTCTGACGCCTGGTAAAAGATCAATTGAAAAATCACATCAAGTTGCCGGTAACATGACTTGGATATCTCAGATTTTCAAAGAAAAATGGGTTTATAAAATTACAGAAAAAGATAATTGGAACTACACAAGGACACTTTCGTAGAAAGTTAGCAGCAGACAAAAAATGGTGAAGACTGAAGAGATTATGTATAATCAGCAAACTATCATATATACAAATATAAGTTGTTAATTGCAATTACCAAGTGTTGAAAAGTCCAGATACCACCAGAAACCAATAAAAAAAAGAATGTGCTAGTTCTGAGACTCAGGTGAGTATGGCACATTACAAATTCAGTAATTCACAATGTCAAAGCAATCATAATGTAGTAGTTTTTTTCATCATGGTGCATTGACACACAAAAAAAATTAACTGATTTTCAACTGAGTCTTGATGATAAAAAGAAATTGTCAGCATGAATATATAACAACGGAGAAAGAGTTTCAaccaaagaataaaaacaaagcaAACATCCAAGAATGAAATATATTCTGTTCACATGATATTGTGCAAGTGCCATAACAAAATATTTCATACAGGAAAAAAAATCAGAGGAAGAACCTGTGCTCCAAAATACGCTGTTCTGCTTTGGAGGATGAACTTGCCAGGGAATCTGCCAAAACCTTTAGTTTATCCACCTGATAATTTGTGAGTGCTGTTAGCATTGCAGACCATGGATATGCAGTCATAAACAGAGTATATTATGAGGAGCTACTAGAATAATTAGGTAGACCTGAAAGTCTTACAGCAACCAACAGCCACCAAAAAGTAAAAAAACTAGACAAAGCTATGAGCCACATAAACTCTACCCATGTGAAGCTACCTAAGAATAGATCCTTTTTTTCTCAAAAATGCAGGACACTGTGTTTCATTTCATTATGGAAGAGACAAAGTACGGATCACCAGTCCCAGTCCATATGAACCGGACCAGAACATTATAATGAACTCAAGAAGTCCCAGTCCATAAGATCACCAGCAGCTCCAGAAGCTCTCCTTCAGCTAGCCAAGGGACCCctctgttagtcgctgaattcttactcttggtagtagcagaattcttactctcatggagagaggatgacactaggagttggggcaattttctggtttatttctcgatgccatgccaacctgaggggttgggggtacatatttataggctgctagccagccaagcatagtctaagatgctagtctaagatgctgtcctagatgctaagatgctgtcctctaagatgctgtcctctagtctaagatgctgtcctctaagatgttgtcctctagtctaagatgctgtcctaaaaacagaaaacagaccatgcagccacaaggaccatgtgagcagcacagccccacaaagaccagccacacatgagacttatccatcacccTCTCCCCTCCACTGAACTCAATACCGAGACCACACTAGGGACAGTTCCATTGAAGACACAAGTGGCTTTTGTCAATCTTTTTTTTAAGTCTGCCAATTATGTTATCAAAAGTAGGAGTCATCACATAATCAATAAAAGTATCAGCAGGAAACTGCACGCTCCTATTATTATCATATCTTCTATGGAGGCCTGAAGTCCACACTTCTTAAGAAGTCAGATTCTAAGAAGATCACTGAAGATTTACAGCTAACAATCCAGAGCCTTTCCACTAAAGTAAAGGGGTGCTTTTACACTAAAAACAACTGAAAACATAGGATAAGCAAAAGAAAGTTCGAATAAATGTAATAAACTCCTCAATAACCTAATGCTTGCGATGATTAATAGACAAAATTACACTCCATAACAATTCAAGGGACCACAAGTCAAAACTGAAAAAATCTAAAGATAAAATACGAACATGCCTTCTGAGAATGAATCTCCAGGGAGTCACCAGGAGTGATTGATTTCTTCTTCAGCAGAAGTTCTTCAACTCTAGAGCATAAACGGAGTTCACTAAGTGCttctttgaaggcctggagaatACAGAGATCATAATCATCTGCTTTTAGACCTTAAAAGGAAATATCACTACAACAGCAGAAGAAATTAAAACAGATTAATGAACACTTCAATCACAAATTCAGATACTAGGCAGTGAGTAGGTGTATCATATGGATGCATACAAAGAAACGCTTAAATTTAAGAAACTTGTAGTTGTATGATAGTACTTCTAACGACAAATCTACATGTGATTTTCATGTTTTCCAACTAATTTCCAGAAATGTATACCAAATTTAGAAAGTTTCGCCACATGTATGTCCAAAATAAGAAGCACCAGATGTAACGGAACAAGTAGGTATTACCTCAAGATTTGCAACAGCAATCTTATCTGATGTTTTATCTTGATCTTCAGTTGATTGAGATCGTGATTTCTGCTTCTCGTCTAGTTT
This genomic interval carries:
- the LOC136512116 gene encoding uncharacterized protein, with protein sequence MSSWLRSAVSRAVEAGGRSGVARAVKGYADAVAHHAGQAVADILHDRMGAQNYKSFKKTVARLEEAAVSCHGGERIELLKRWLGALQDVDAEHGGSDLKASEAHDPSSEMDTLKAPMVLFYEADIDGAPMNFRDVFLYSQALEGITLSMILEVPSEEEVSLLLEIFSISLTGGKEVNKEIMSNVQDMSKAFSEYKDEVLVKREELLEYAQSIISGLKRNADIVRIDAETLELQRKLDEKQKSRSQSTEDQDKTSDKIAVANLEAFKEALSELRLCSRVEELLLKKKSITPGDSLEIHSQKVDKLKVLADSLASSSSKAEQRILEHRRQKEDALNFRVKKENEVSAAEKELLDEITDLEKQRDELEAQLKKVNISLNAAAGRLKQTREERHQFDEANNQIIFSLKKKEDDLSKSIALRNVESNVVKIWISFLEGSWKLQSSYNEQKDKKTCDELEKCVSDFLKLTKHHLSAFKEVLSQLIESIKTYVDNLAILISRKEEKEHGDDEASERTNPRKSLEEEYLETEKKIIIVFSIVDHIKKLFYSEQGANSRRDDPEVKSLIEEIEKMRESFESIERPTLSIESEQAKPLPVEGSKLSPSPLQAPSTPKAAHVDSPKSPMKPEQHFNSDAELATLGSELGKEDKEYSGEEISGWEFDELEEDLKS